Proteins encoded together in one Candidatus Thermoplasmatota archaeon window:
- a CDS encoding TVP38/TMEM64 family protein, with amino-acid sequence MTAGEPELRRPWARLAIAAVAVALVAGLLLQLASEQVALSPEALREAVAAAGVLAPLAFIVLHAAAILVVVLPSTLFIVAASILFPFWLAVPVAIAGSTLGGTSAFVLSRYGGRQRVERLLARQFEALDESVSRGGFVVVLALRLIAIPPFALTSYLLGLTGIRAREFVAGTALGILPYTVLFTYLGAAVLEARGNPAALLRPDFLLLTGAAVAAGIALLAALYLRFRRPAPQRPAAILPPARDPPA; translated from the coding sequence GTGACCGCCGGCGAGCCGGAGCTGCGCCGGCCGTGGGCGCGTCTTGCGATTGCGGCGGTCGCCGTCGCCCTTGTCGCCGGCCTGCTGCTCCAGCTTGCAAGCGAGCAGGTCGCCCTCTCGCCGGAGGCGCTTCGCGAGGCCGTTGCGGCAGCGGGCGTCCTTGCGCCCCTGGCCTTCATCGTCCTGCACGCCGCCGCGATCCTCGTCGTCGTCCTCCCGTCCACCTTGTTCATCGTTGCGGCCTCCATCCTGTTCCCGTTCTGGCTTGCAGTCCCCGTCGCCATCGCGGGCTCGACGCTCGGGGGCACGAGCGCCTTCGTCCTGTCGCGGTACGGCGGTCGCCAGCGGGTCGAGCGCCTCTTGGCGCGGCAGTTCGAGGCGCTCGACGAGAGCGTCTCGCGCGGAGGCTTCGTGGTGGTGCTGGCGCTTCGTCTCATCGCGATCCCGCCCTTTGCCCTCACGAGCTACCTCTTGGGGCTTACGGGCATCCGCGCCCGCGAGTTCGTGGCCGGTACCGCGTTGGGCATCCTTCCCTACACGGTCCTCTTCACGTACCTTGGAGCGGCGGTCCTCGAAGCCCGCGGCAACCCGGCGGCCCTCCTGCGTCCCGACTTCCTCCTCCTCACGGGCGCCGCCGTCGCGGCCGGGATCGCGCTCCTGGCCGCCCTCTACCTGCGTTTTCGCCGGCCCGCGCCGCAACGGCCCGCCGCGATCCTTCCGCCCGCCCGCGATCCGCCCGCGTGA